The Comamonas endophytica sequence CCAGCCCATGGCCGTCTCGAGCGCGCCCTCCCAGACGCGCTCGGCAAAACCCCAGGTGGCTTGGCTCAAGTTCATGCGGCGATGATAAGGGCGAGGCTGCAGCTTCACCTGCAAGGCGCGCTGCGCCCTGCTTGCCGCAGCCCGCCCGACGGCTCAGGCTGCGCTGCGCCGGCGCAGCAAGAGAGCGAGCAGCGCCAGGGCAAACAGCACGAAGGCAATGAACGACCAGTTGGCGATGGAGCCGCCGAGGAAGGTCCAGTCGATGGCGGTGCAGTCGCCCGAGCCGCGGAAGATCATGGGGATCGACCGGCTCAGCGGATAGTTCTCGATCATGCCGTAGAAGTCGCGACCGCATGAAGCGACCTCGGGCGGATTCCACTGCAGCCAGCTCTGGCGCGCGGCCACGAAGGCACCGAAGCCGGCGCTCAGCAGCGCCAGGCCGCTCCAGGCCGCCAGCCAGCCCCGGCCGCCGCGCAGGCTGCCCAGG is a genomic window containing:
- a CDS encoding disulfide bond formation protein B, giving the protein MLLNWFDTAPRRVLALICAACVAMLAFGMYLQYGQGLEPCPMCIVQRYALIGVAIFTGLGSLRGGRGWLAAWSGLALLSAGFGAFVAARQSWLQWNPPEVASCGRDFYGMIENYPLSRSIPMIFRGSGDCTAIDWTFLGGSIANWSFIAFVLFALALLALLLRRRSAA